In Phocoena sinus isolate mPhoSin1 chromosome X, mPhoSin1.pri, whole genome shotgun sequence, a genomic segment contains:
- the GPR34 gene encoding probable G-protein coupled receptor 34, producing the protein MRSQMVTMMTTSVSSWPCSSQGVHFITNHSVQWPHNFSGASNLTACSMDEKLLSNVLTTFYSVIFIVGLVGNVIALYVFLGIHRKRNSIQIYLLNVAIADLLLIFCLPFRIMYHINQNKWTLGVILCKVVGTLFYMNMYISIILLGFISLDRYIKINRSIQQRKAITTKQSIYVCCIVWIIALAGFLTMIILTLGKGGHNSTVCFHYRDKHNAKGEAIFNYILVVMFWLIFLLIILSYLKIGKNLLRISKRRSKFPNSGKYATTARNSFIVLIIFTVCFVPYHGFRFVYISSQLNMSSCYWKEIVHKTNEIMLVFSSFNSCLDPVMYFLMSSNIRKIMCQLLSRRFQGEASRSESTSEFKPGYSLHDTFASAKIQSTS; encoded by the coding sequence ATGAGAAGTCAGATGGTAACAATGATGACAACTTCAGTCAGCAGCTGGCCTTGCTCCTCCCAGGGAGTGCACTTTATAACTAATCACAGCGTCCAATGGCCACACAACTTCTCAGGAGCCTCAAATCTTACTGCCTGTTCCATGGATGAAAAATTACTCTCTAATGTGTTAACAACATTCTACTCTGTTATTTTCATCGTGGGCCTCGTTGGAAACGTAATTGCCCTCTATGTATTTCTGGGTATCCACCGCAAAAGGAATTCCATTCAGATTTACCTACTCAACGTAGCCATTGCAGACCTCTTACTTATCTTCTGCCTCCCTTTCCGAATAATGTATCACATTAACCAAAACAAGTGGACACTAGGTGTGATTCTTTGCAAGGTTGTGGGAACACTATTTTATATGAACATGTACATTAGCATTATTTTGCTTGGATTCATCAGTTTGGATCGCTACATAAAAATTAATCGGTCTATACAACAACGGAAGGCGATAACAACCAAACAGAGTATTTATGTTTGCTGTATAGTATGGATAATTGCCCTTGCTGGATTTTTAACTATGATTATTTTAACCCTTGGGAAAGGAGGTCATAATTCCACAGTGTGTTTCCATTATAGAGATAAGCATAATGCAAAAGGAGAAGCAATTTTTAACTACATTCTTGTGGTAATGTTCTGGCTAATTTTCCTACTAATAATCCTTTCCTATCTTAAGATTGGCAAGAATCTATTGAGGATTTCTAAAAGGAGGTCAAAATTTCCTAATTCTGGCAAATATGCCACTACAGCCCGGAATTCCTTTATTGTGCTTATCATTTTTACTGTATGTTTTGTTCCCTATCATGGCTTCCGATTTGTCTATATTTCTTCACAGCTAAATATGTCGTCTTGCTATTGGAAGGAAATCGTTCACAAAACCAATGAGATCATGctggttttctcatcttttaatAGCTGTTTAGATCCAGTCATGTACTTCCTGATGTCCAGTAACATTCGCAAAATAATGTGCCAACTTCTTTCTAGACGGTTTCAAGGGGAAGCAAGCAGGAGTGAAAGCACTTCAGAATTTAAACCAGGATACTCCCTGCATGATACATTCGCTTCAGCTAAAATTCAGTCTACTTCTTAA